The Parambassis ranga chromosome 14, fParRan2.1, whole genome shotgun sequence genome includes a window with the following:
- the LOC114446134 gene encoding adapter molecule crk-like: protein MAGNFDAEDRASWYWGRLSRQEAVSLLQGQRHGVFLVRDSITSPGDYVLSVSENSKVSHYIINSVSNNRQSGSGLAPPRFRIGDQEFDALPALLEFYMIHYLDTTTLIEPISKAKHTGFVSSAVAAPQHPDEAEFVRALFDFPGNDEEDLPFRRGDILRVLEKPEEQWWNAANQEGRVGMIPKPYVEKYRPASPTGAGLTPPVMGTGQGIQVGGVVGSTDGTSQPGPLGDPGQYAQPVVNTQLPNLQNGPVYARAIQKRVPNAYDKTALALEVGDMVKVTKINVNGQWEGECKGKRGHFPFTHVRLLEQQHPDDDS from the exons ATGGCCGGTAATTTTGATGCCGAAGACCGTGCTAGCTGGTACTGGGGCAGACTAAGCCGCCAAGAAGCGGTCTCTCTGCTACAGGGACAGAGGCATGGGGTTTTTCTGGTGAGAGACTCCATCACCAGCCCCGGGGACTACGTGCTGTCCGTGTCAGAGAACTCCAAAGTGTCTCATTATATCATCAACAGCGTCAGTAACAACCGGCAATCTGGCTCAG GTTTGGCCCCTCCCCGGTTTCGAATCGGGGATCAGGAGTTTGATGCGCTGCCGGCCCTGTTGGAGTTCTACATGATCCACTATTTGGACACCACTACGCTCATAGAGCCTATAAGCAAGGCCAAGCACACAGGATTTGTTAGCTCTGCCGTGGCGGCACCTCAGCACCCTGATGAGGCAGAGTTTGTCCGGGCACTATTTGACTTTCCCGGTAACGATGAGGAGGACCTCCCCTTCCGCAGGGGCGACATCCTGCGTGTGCTGGAGAAGCCCGAGGAGCAGTGGTGGAATGCTGCTAACCAGGAGGGCCGAGTCGGGATGATCCCCAAGCCTTATGTGGAGAAGTACCGGCCTGCCTCGCCCACTGGTGCCGGTCTCACTCCCCCTGTTATGGGGACTGGACAGGGGATTCAGGTTGGAGGGGTAGTGGGCAGTACAGACGGAACCTCTCAGCCTGGCCCTCTAGGCGACCCGGGTCAGTACGCTCAGCCTGTGGTCAACACTCAGCTTCCCAACCTACAAAATGGGCCTGTCTACGCCCGGGCCATTCAGAAGAGGGTGCCCAACGCCTATGACAAGACGGCGCTCGCTCTGGAG GTGGGAGACATGGTAAAAGTGACTAAGATTAACGTGAACGGTCAGTGGGAGGGTGAGTGCAAAGGCAAACGAGGCCACTTCCCCTTCACCCACGTTCGTCTGTTGGAACAACAGCATCCTGACGACGACAGCTGA